Within the Arachis duranensis cultivar V14167 chromosome 10, aradu.V14167.gnm2.J7QH, whole genome shotgun sequence genome, the region CAAGAATGGTCCACCTCGGTTTAATGGAAACGCCAATGCCCTGGAGGCTGATCAATGGTTTCGAGAAGTGGAGAGGTTTTTGTACACTCAACATGTTCCTGAAGTACAGTCAATGGAGATAGTGACTCATGTGTTGGAGGGAGATGCTCATAATTGGTGGCAAGAGTTGTGTCATACCTTGCAGCTGGAGTTAACGGATGTCCCTTGGCATAGATTCAAGACAGAGTTTTACGGGAGATATTTCTTGCATGCGTTTCGTATTGCAAAAGAATTGGAGTTAATGCAGCTGAAGCAAAAGGATATGTCCGTTGCTGACTATACCCGTGAATTTGACAACCTGTGCCGTTTCTCAAAAACTTGTCAAGGAAATCCAGCTGATTATGAGAAATGGAAGTGTGCTCAGTATGAGAAAGGACTAAGGAGAGATATCTTTAATCACGTGTATCCACAAGAGCTAACAAATTTCACTGAGTTAGTTAAGAAGAGCCAGCTCGTAGAGGATCGCTGCTTGAAGTGGACACTGCTACAGGAAAGCTTTGGTGAGACTGCTCCAGAGGAGCCGCACAGGGCCGAACTGAGAATATGCTTTCGATATAGAGCACCAGGACACATGTCTATGGATTGTCCGCATGGAAGAGCCGCAAATGCGGGTTGGCCATGACAGGATCGAGGTAAGTATGATACAGAATGCGTAGGACAGATTTATTCTGTGTAGAGCTAGGACCTCATTTTCGATTAGGTTACATAACCGGATATGGAAGTTTAGGACTTGAAAGACTGGACGTAGTTTTGGACTTGGACACGGACTAGGAATTTAGGCCGATAGAAATATCTCTTTAATAACCAGTTAGGTGTCGAGAGAAAAAGTAAGTTGTGATAGATTTAGTGTTAGAGGCTGAACCAATTTTGATAGTATTACGTATGATGACACCATTAGAATCAGCAGAACTTAAGAGCTAGATGACGCGAATATTAAAAACGATAAACCCGTCGTTCTAATACCAACCTGCCTTATAACCTTTATGCATCGAATCTATCTTGTATCTTCCGCTTTGCGTAGACTTTTAAGCTATAAGAATATCCTGGATTTGCAAACTAAGCATGTCaaatctttctgtttttctttgacATGTTTAAGAAGGGAAGTTACGTTAGTATgaatcttttctaattttatatcaattttcgagagcaaaaatttttgtaaagtGGGTAGAATGTAGCGAccctcaaatttaaaaatataaatataaatgagtttaaaaatataaatataaataagttataatttattttataaaattagaattctttatttttagaaaattatttttattatcagtaattgaactaattttataataatttgaatttaatcaaATCCTAGTCTATTATCTTCTTTCTACTACTATaagtatgtattttattttttttagaagtcataataccttgccacctctgctttacgacttaagcgtaaggctctgtgtggtagggtgttacatcctctatctctctctctctctctctcgtgcACCGTTGCCTTATCCATGGTGGAACTCAACAGAGACGGCGGCGACCTCAACCACGCTGGCTTGGCTGCGACGGAGGTGGCCCCCTTCCTCCCTCGTTTCCCTCGCGCTCTTTCCCCTCTCTTCCTTCCTCTTCTCCGTTCTTCTAATTTCCCCCTTCTCCCTCTCTGTCTCTGAGTGTGCGTGTGTTAGTGGATTTAGGAACCAGTTAAGAATTTTGTGTATTAGGGTTAGAATTAGaaattttcataataattttataaaatatttaaaataaaataataatttaaaatttaaatatgatattgtaaagattatttttaaaaagtataaaattttatttatcaataaatcaatgtattcaaataattatttttaatttaaattataaagtaaacatactaatcatattttataaaatatggttTAAATCCAAGAATATCAATTATTCAGATTATGTgatataatttttcattatcTTTCTATTACCAAAACTGTAACTTCTTTTTGTATAAAACAATTAATTGTGataaaaattgtatataaacattagttatcttcctccatctccttcatttgaTGAAGCTCTCCGTACCTTCATGCTAGAACAACAAAGAGACATCATAAatgacttattatttaatttttaaaataattttaaatttaaagtatcattaatttgacttaaatatttttagtaaaataaatttttgaatataaaatcttaaataaatataataaattatgaattattcattatgttaattttcaaaaatttgaattcttatatttaatatgttgaaataaaatttttgattagttacaaaaaatctttgaattttgtgacaaataaataacttgttacaaaaatattatattttgtgacaaattaattttttgttacaaaatatttagaatttttgaaataaatatatattttgttacaaaaattttgaatttttgtaacaatataattttttgttacaaaacattataatATTTTGCAACCAAACAACAATTCGATACGAAAGCaaacataatttgtaacaaaaaaaatcatgtcgttacaaaatattgaaatgttttgtaataaatttttttgttgttataaaatattcttattttgtaacaataactaaatattgttataaaaaaaaccataatttgtaacaattttaattttgatacaatttttttgttacaaatactCTATTTTCTTGGAGTGTAATTTGGTGCATCTATAATGATGACATAATGGACAAAACATGGACCGATACTGTTGCGACACGTGGCACAAACGGACACGTGGCCAAATAgcattgtgacacgtggcacaaccATCCATAtcagcatgccacgtgtcactggtcACCACATCATCGTACCATTACATATAGTTAAACCATGAAGTGACACGTGGCACTAACAGCCCACATCATCCAGTTATGTCATCACGTTGTTAATGAAAAATGGGTCAGGGACTAATGTGATACACTTTTGTCAATCTCAAGGACATAATTGGTGCAATTGGAATCTTAGGGACGATTTTAGTGCACGATGCCAATCACAAGACTATTTTGGGGTTTAACTCTGCCAATTCCTCATCACTACAAATATGAAACACATTAATCGTGTACCATTTTTTAAGCTttaatagatagatagatagatagatagataatgGGATATATAACCTTCTTTTATTTGGTGTAAATACATAGGTTGCCATTTTAATATCCAGGTTATCCAAATCCATGTATGCAAGAGACTTAAATAAAATCGGGATCCactgcaaaaataaaattgcttGATTACTAAGTTATGTAACTTTAGATGATCGATGCGAATTCTTGTGATATGCAAACTTATGGATGGCCATTCAATTTTTCGTTTATTGTGCTCGGCCTTTTTGTTGTTTAGGGAATGCATGCTAATAGAATATCCATTTGGTGTACTCTTTTTTAAGAGTGCCTTTTGCTTGTTGGTTAGGATTTATGTGAGGTCCTcagtataattattttatttcttgaaaatttgtCTCTAATGGAAACAGTATTCACACCAATCGTACTCTCAGACAAATGTGGATTCCAGACAATTTTTCTCTTGACCGCAGATACCTTCTTATCGTATACACTTGTATGCTTTGATGGTTTCTTATTTTTACTAGAGTCAGACTGATAATGTTGTAGAGACTTTAGCAGTTTAAGAATTTCATCTGTATCTTTCGGATTATTAGATTGAAAAGGACATAAGAGAGTAGTATGCCAAAAACTTTGTGACGGTTGAACCTACGATAAATGATGGTGAAAATAGGTTGTATAGCGATGGATGCATGGTTGTCGGAGACTGGTTAGAATATATTATAGCAGTATAAAAACTGTAGTACATAGAATATAAATATTGGAGTATGTGAGGTATATGGTTGAAATATGGATTATGTAATAGTTGGTTACCAATAACATTAATGCTAACCTCTCTTGTATCTCTTTTTTTCTCGCTATGTTGAAGCGGTCCGGATGATTGTTGCTTACACATGTCAATCACCCAAGAATATATGTAACACAATTAGAATAATATGGTGAATATAGTTTGCTAATAACATGTTGAGCAGTATCtttatatatagaataaaatattgtttgttcattctttatttttgaaaaattatcttttaaaaagattttcattattttatatttatatcataTGATATAATTGCAAGGTATGTGCATCttttatgattatattttaaaaagatttactATTCANNNNNNNNNNNNtttatttttattttaaaattactcataatagatattattatttaaatttattattccacatgataataaatatataatatttaataataaatatatacttttttaaattcatatataactggaaacttattattttcatttagaAATGATTcaaaatagatattattattctaacTTATTACTCTGCGTAATATTAGCTTTCAAACTTGTAATTTTTACACATaatattgattatggctgaATATATGATTtacttataaataataaaatttgtgtgattcatgtttatTATAACACTAATTAGATTGTCAATAATTAGattgaatttatatttaatacaGATTTACCTTAAATTGATATATAATAACAACTCTCTTTTATCATTGTTATGTATTTTTTCTCAAACACAAAACATTACAAGCTAATTACAATGGTAAAAACGCGTAGAAATAATCGGGTTGCTTCTGTTGAGGCAAATTCTATTCTTAACATGAAGATTCGTCAAAAAACAACTGAAATTTTGAACAAGAAcgtactaattattttttttattgttcttgttTCATAAACTTATTCTCaatgttcttttattattttttcataacgAGTTTATTTTTCACATCTTcgattaaaaaataagatacgAATTATGttgcaatatttttttaatttagaattaattataaaaaaactatCTTAAAGAAAACGTGCTCGTTTTGGcctaagaaaagaaagaggagagaatagccttagggtttagggtttcgtCACTCGTTCGTCTCTCACTCCCCGCCATGTGATGCAGAGGAGCAGAATCGGAGAGCGGTGGAATGGAGAGAGCGTGGAGTTTGGATTCGACAAAGAGGGAGCACATGATGGAGACGGTTATTGATGTCGGGAGAAGGTAGGAAGAGAGAATGGGAGAGGTTAGTATGGTTGCGGCAAAGAGGATGAGGGTGAGAAGGAAGAGAAGTGTGGTAATGCCAAGTCTGAAAATGATGATGTGTCTTCATTATTGCCGTGGTGACGGTGGATGTGCTAGGTGGtgctttggtttcttctttttctctgtttGTGTGTTTTGCGTTTGTCGTGTCCTCAGTCGTCTTCCCTATTGCGCACACAGTCGCACACGTCCCTAGGTTTGTTCCAGGGGGTGACAACGACATATCTCTTATAGCTGGTTACAGTAAATTTGGATTTGTAATTTGATGAATGATCTGTTATGCTTTAGATTTAGTtgtttattgtatattttaatttgtcgtTTGATTAATATCtcattattatctttattttaacatccttgttaacttttttttaatgttacAGTGAACACGATCCATCATTGAAGGACAATGTGACTTTAGATTCATTAGCTAATTTTGTTGAACAATTAACTCAACTAGTCCAATCTCTTGTTCAACGGTTGGAAAATAGTGTCAGCTCCCCCTCTAAGGTGTTTAAGGTCTTTGATTCCAATTCTAAGACTCTTAATCAACAAAGTAGTGCGTTGAATAATCCATTATTGCTATGCTCTATTGAGAATGCAAGGACGGATTTGTCCATTGCTAAAAAAAGAAGAGCTCACTTGCTCCAATTAATGTTCTTGGATTAGAGCTACCTATTGTGAGTActaagtgtgtgtttggattacagtttAATTTGCAAACAGGAGTTTGCATAAAAGTAATTTTGCAAacttaattttgatgaaaagtaagtttgtgttaatgtgatttatgtttggcaatctttatatcaaaatggattatagtaaaataaatattttttggattatactactcaaaatcacttttagatgaaaaattactaaaagagacatcaattaaaataattttttgtattattctattattttacaaataatatattttaatacaaaatatattttaatacataaaaacactaataaatattaaattaaaagataaaacacTAATGAAATACATCAGAAATAATATCTTATACAAAATTAGTACATAAGAACACTATTATTTCTACAGCATGCGATTAATAATTTGATCTCTAATCGAGTCTCGAACACGGTCCATTTCTGCAAAAGAGCTAATGGTTAGAGTTTGATCTGAGCTTTCACCAACATAACTATTATCTTCTCTATCAAGAATATTTGCATGTTCATATTGATTAAACTCAGTATCTGTTTCAGAAtgtcttttaataaaattatgaataaccATTATTGCACACACTATCTGCACTTGAGTTTCAATTTTGAACTTGGGCATGTGTCGCAAGATAGCAAATCTATTTTTTCACACTCTAAAAGTCCTTTCTATTGTGAATCTTAAGCTTGAGtgataataattaaatacttcATTATGATTTGTAAATCCAGAAGAATGCCTAAATTTTGCAAGATGATAGCGCTCACATTTATATGGACCAATATATCCTTTCGATGTTGGATAACCGACATCTACCAAATAATATTTACCTAATGAGGAATAATATTAGTTACATGATAATCAAGTAAATATAGCTTATTTGtaagaaaatgataaaaattaaccTGGAGGAGGATGTGGAAAATTCATGGTAGGAGTTGTAATAGCATTATCAAATATACGAGCATCATGCGCAGTACCTTCCCATTCAGGTATAGCAAAAATAAAGCACATGTCCCAATCATATACAGCCATTATATTTTGTGTTGGATATCCTTTTCTTCCAATAAATTTGAGTTGATCACTTGGGCTAACCACACATGGGATATGAGTACCATCAATTACTCCTGtagcatttttaaaaaatggccAATATCGTaggtcattttttattttgctatgAACATTCTGAAACTTAGGATCCGATgacttaatatatttaatagatAATCTCAAACAAGCAACCAATACCTAATGAAAATGTTTACTTAATGTCTCTCCAGAATATTGAAACCTTTCTTGTATCATCCTATTACCTACTCCATGACCAACCGTATCTAAGAACATTGCAACCATTTTCTGAACTCCCATTTGTCTTGTACATTTTAATCCTTGTTCAACTAATTCAtcacaaaattgaaaaaaaaatgtttttccaTCCAAAACATTTCATAACAATGAATGCTATGGCCACATAAAATTTCTTGCACCCATAAATAACCTGTTTGTTCACTAGTTCTACATGATTTTTTGCATAGATAATTGACTGCATATTGACCaattaatacataaatattttcaattttatttgtttcttcttctATAATAGAAAGTAATTTTGATTCCTTATGTTATTCTTTTTCATACTCTTCGAGCAAATACtccattttcattccaaattaatttacaaaaattaagtcctacataaaaatataaataaaattttatcaatacTAAGCtaagaaataaattatatataataagaacaATAATTAAGTACCACAaacattatattataaaatgataaataagcaacacataaatttttctATTGTCTTATCCtagcataaaaaaattcatgGACAAATTAAAATGGAGTACAATAATAACTTAATTAGTTTTGcatgaaaatcacaaaaaaaattaattttgcatGAATGATAGTGGATTATATGCTGTATGTTTAAGCCAATCCAACAATCTTTGCTCATATCCTTTTAAGGGTACAAACATTTCTCTAGTAGGTTTAAACATCATTAGTTTACATCAACGACTATGAAAATCGAAATCACTAGTaatcattttcatcttttgaatCTCAGTCATTACTTCCGCAATAGATGCATCGGATACTAGAAATGTGGACACAATAGTTGAACGTGATTCAGATGCAGAGGAAATTCTACTTATTGCATCTACAAAGGTAGggacttaaaaaattttttttgttgtttcacaAACcacatctttctttctttttgtcgTACTCTTTTGAGTACTATTTTTTTAGAAGAGTTAAGATTTATGtgttaaaattcaaaactaacTCCCACACTAGCACCTATACCTTCTTCACTATCTCCAGAACTTTCTTCTATATCAACATGACCTTCCTCAAAATATGGTCGATATCCATCACCATCTTTTTCTATGCCACTAGGTAACATCCCATATGAGGGAGCCCAAGCAAATTTGACATCGGCCATAACATCTTTAAATAATATACTTAACTCATCTTTAAAAGGAAGTCCTTTATTCCTGAATTTTTCATATAAGGAATTTTCCTGCATGTGTACAACTAATCAACACAAGacttattatcaaaattaaagttcagatttttactttaataataAGTTACTACGTACCAATTATTTTCTCTCCCACCATTCATTTGGTGCATTAACGGTATGTTTAGTATAATCCCATTCTAAACCCACTTCTTTGCCAAAAAATTTGTACCATATTGACCATTTCTTCTTAAAATTATCctacttattttttaattgaatcttattatattgtttttcagttttttacttttttttattaaattgagaTAAAGCATCCTTCTAA harbors:
- the LOC110276757 gene encoding uncharacterized protein LOC110276757, whose product is MRSSGEGTKNTPPPLLRGWDEVYGGSGSVGGFSGKRNGLFLLSSLCLLSLDQMSSRGSERDIRRGNPEVEPVQGCRGGNLSASTSNISRYYRSMTLTDFLKNGPPRFNGNANALEADQWFREVERFLYTQHVPEVQSMEIVTHVLEGDAHNWWQELCHTLQLELTDVPWHRFKTEFYGRYFLHAFRIAKELELMQLKQKDMSVADYTREFDNLCRFSKTCQGNPADYEKWKCAQYEKGLRRDIFNHVYPQELTNFTELVKKSQLVEDRCLKWTLLQESFGETAPEEPHRAELRICFRYRAPGHMSMDCPHGRAANAGWP